A window of Danio aesculapii chromosome 16, fDanAes4.1, whole genome shotgun sequence genomic DNA:
TGGTGCTTCTAAATCAACAGTTCCTTTACCATCTGAAGAGTTACTAAACAGCTCTGGCTTGCCTGTTTGCAATGGATCACAGATTACTGGCCACTGCGATGGTTGTAGGTCTTGAATAGATCGCTGGGACTGTAATTTCACACCCAAAGTGGAAGGCCTGTCCATGTGGTGTTGCGATTCTGAAGAGGTTTTCTGCAGAGTGGAGTTTGGCGCATTCATCCAGAGTGCAGGATGCTTGCCTTTTTGTTCTATCTCAGATGCATTTATGTCAGAAAAGTGATTAGGTTGTGCTTGAGGAGGTTGCTGCTGGTGCATAAGCTCGGGAAGACCATCACATTTAGGCAATATTGTCTTATGATGAGTCCCTGTCCAGTGAATATGCACTGTATTGGTTGGTGGGGCTTCCATTAAACTTGCGGACTTCTGCGAGTGCAGCAGCTCTtctgacgatgatgatgatggtgcaATTTGTATCTGCCATTCTGGCTGCAACTGAACTTGCTGCGAATGATTCCCCGGCTGTGGTCCTCTACTTGTACCAAACTGCTGCTGAACCACATTTGGCAACACTGTTTCTGGTATGATTCTTTCAGGTAGAGGCGGCGTCCTCCCATTGTCTCGATCTAACCTTGGCCTACCTCTTCTGCTGGGGCCTATTCTACCTCTTTGAGAATATATGGACAATGAGTAACTATGACTCTGACCTTGCCGCTTGCGCACATGAATCTTTTGATGCACAAGCAGGCTACTGAGCCAAGGGAATGACTTGTGGCACTCCTGACAGCGGTGGGGTCTCTCCCCAGTATGAGTGTTCAGATGGTCTCGGAGCAAGTAGGCCAAAGCAAAGCTCTTGTCACACATATGACACTTGTAAGGTTTTTCACCTGTATGGGAAAGCATATGTCGTTGAAGCTGATTTTCATCGCTGTATCCCTTCCGACACTGTGTGCAGCGAAAAGGCTTTTGTTGATGCAGCCGTTGGTGTGTTTTCATGTTATGATGAAATGCAAAATCTTTACCGCAGTCTGGGCACTTATAGGGCTTCTTCCCAGTGTGGATAATCGAATGCTGCTGCAAATAGCTACTAAATCTAAAGGACTTTTTACACACTTGACACTGGTAGCCCTTGTTGTGTATGCGCATATGCAGCTCTAATACTGACCGGTAACGAAAGCACTTTCCACAATCTCGACACCTAAAGGGTTTCTTGCCTGTCTGGTCCTCCAATTCCCCTACTGCTGACACACGGTCAAGATCTGCCCCATCCATAGCAACATCATCCTGCTTTTCAAGCACTGCTTTAACTTGATTTGTGATATGTGTTGCGTTTATGCCTAAAATGTTTGtcaagtgtgtttgtgaatgtgctTGTAGTTGGGATTCTGTCTGGAACTTGAGAGAACAGCACTGGCATGCATAGACCTTATCGAATTTTTTGCCATTAGTCATTCGTTCATACTCTGCTTCATGAATCAACATGTGTGTTCTCAGATCAGAGGCTTTGTAAAATATTTGAGGGCACAGTGGACAGTTGCGCTGCTGCTCAACACTTGCATTCTCTTTACCTACTTGCCCCACAGCAGATATATTATGGTTTATACCATGTGCTTCAGACCTAGCGGAAATCTTTTTATGTTGGCGAAAATGTGCTCGCATGTTTTGTGCAAAAGCGAATGTTTTGCCACAGTGCGAGCAGTGGTAAGGCTTTTGGCCACTATGGAGATACTGGTGCTGTTGTAAAAGGCTACTGTATTTGAAGTTCTTCCCACAGATTTTGCACATATGCTCCCTTTCATCCACATGCCTCCGCCGATGGTCCTCCATGATGGAACGATGCCTGAAGACCATGCTGCAGTCTGGACACTCATACGGCTTTAGCGCAGTGTGAGAGCGTTGGTGGACATACAGGTTCTCCAAAGTCTGAAATCCTTTGTTGCACTCCTGACACCGATAGCGGCTGTCCAAAGAGTGACTTTGCATGTGGGCATTAATAGACACCCTGTACTGAAACTCTTTGCGGCACAGAGGGCAGCGAAAAGGCTTGTCCACTTTCTGCTCACAGGCATGAATTTTTAATCGGATTATTGTTGAGAAACACACACCACAGTGCTCACACACAAATTTCTTCCGTTCCTTGGATATGCTCGCAGAGCCTTTCGAAGGTGAGACACTTGCTTGGCTGCTTTCTTTATGAATACTGCGGTGTTTAATGAGGTCACTTCGATGCTGAAAAGTGATGCCACATTCTTTACAAACGAGGGAAGCCTGCTCATCCTGGTGCATGTGAAAGTGGCGATGCAGGTTGTATGTTTCGCGGCGTGTGAATTTTTTACCACATTCGTTGCATTCCAGTCGGCTTTTCCTTCGCTTGACAGATAAACCTGTCCCATCACTCTTTGAttcatctcctcctcctcctttctccTCTATGTTGTCCTTATCCTTCTCTGTGCTCTCGTCCATCTTTGTCTCTGTGCTTTGCGTGGTCTCATCTTGAGGTTTTGATTTTTCTTCTACACTTGCAGATTCATCTTTTTTAGGTTGCTGTTCTTCCTCTGAAAGCTTAGATTCTTCACTCTCATTTGTCGGTTCATCATCTTGTTTTGGTGGGTGTTTATTCTCCACGACACACTCTGATTCCTCACTCCCATTTGTCAGCTCATCATTTTGTTTTGGTGGGTGTTTATCCTCCACAACACACACTGCTTTATTGCTCCCATTTGTCGGCTCATCTTGTTTTGATGGGTGTTCTTTCTCTGTGACAAGCTCTGAATCTTTGCTGATGCTTTCTTTAGTTGTGTTCACTGATTCTTCTTCTTTGTCTATTTCTTTTCGCCCTGTTGGGTGATACACATTAGATAAGAGTTTATAAGATAAGCACCACAATCATAGCTCATTATATATACATAAGCTATTTGAAGTACTTTAGAGTAGATCGactacatttttatatgtttgaTATCTTGGCAAAATATcgttcaatcattttcctttgtcttagtaccttatttatcaggggtcgccacagcggaatgaaccatcaattattccagtatatgttttacacaatgcccttccagccgcaacccagtactgggaaacacccatgcacgctcacattcacacatacacttatacactataatCAACGTAGTTCATCCAATACAccactttggactgtggggaaaactgtcCCAAAGGATATTcgcacgaacatggggagaacgtgctCGAACCAGAGACagtcttgctgtaaggcaacagtgctaactactgagccaccttgcccttattatataaaatatatattttttatattatgcatatatatatatatatatatatatatatatatatatatatatatatatatatatatatatatatatatatatatatatatatatatatatatatatatataattggtggttcattccattgtggcaactcctgataaataagggacaaagccgaaggaaaatgaatgaatgaatatataaagctACAGATAACTGAACACACTGACCTTTCGTGACTTCATACTCAAACATTCTATTGGAGGctcattttaactatttaaaagaGTGCAAaagcttaaaaatatatatgaaactaAATATCAAAACAATTATTTTGAACAACAAACCAGAGTGTGCAATTTGCCACCTTTTCTCTGCTAGTGTGACTAAATGTAGTATGAGGTTGAGCTACAACCTGTTTGCATGATAATTGATATTTGTTCTATGATATATAAGATAAAGTGCCAAACTAAAAAGCAATATTTGTTTGAACTGTGTTCTGTAAAAAGTACATTTCTAACATTCTAACATGTAGCTtaagcttaacatagttctagtaaagtccagatttcaaaactgttcagtttagttcagttcagtgtggtttaaatttcactgctgaaagttcaaacactgtagagcaaatccaccgaagtgcagctccacaagtcccgatccaagtaagccagtggtgaggaaaaaaacttcaccaactgatgaagtgaagggaaaaaacctcgagagagactaggctctgttgggcatgacaataattcttctggccaaactttgtgtgtggagctgcagtctagctGTGTGGTAACATGCTAATGAAATGGCCTCTTCTGACCAATGCAATTAATCTCtctattttttttcctctccttCATATGGAAGGTCACATAAACCCTATTGTGGTTGCTGTTGTTTTTCAGTAGCTGCTGGCAAATACAGTTCATCCAACTATGAAACTTCAGCTTCTGAGAAGAACATCAAAAAAGGCTGTTTTATTCTGTATGCTCTGTGCACAACGTATGCATACATACTTTAAGCAGCTGTAGATTGTTGGGAAACTGAGTTTGCAGATCTTCATGGGAGTAGTCTGACTGATCATAGCAGATTTCTCTGTGGAATCATAGGtgtagttttttcttttcttgtttttaaCCAAGAACTTGGGGGAATTGTTCATTCAAGATTAACACTGATTAACAACCTCAGGCCTCGGTTACACTAATAcgtttaaaacagcgttttagaatgaaaacgatccgcgtccacactagtgcttcacccagcatttctgaacaactctcagTCTAcattacaccactgaaaacgcacctcatgtgaccacacacacacacacacactttggcatGCACggcagcgtgctttgagcacaatTGTCCATATGAGAGCTCTGCACGTCGGACTGTtgatcaaggatctaccgctggatctaatctcactatgttaaacgtgatatttaattcatcttgttgtctccaTCTAACGACATATTTCCCGACTTTGTCTGTTGAATCTAATACTTGTTCTCTGGTAAcgcgttttggctgagcgcaaagataagttagattaatatattaattaatgtaaccgcatacattgattctgcacatttgactgatcgcttgcctttatttcctatattgtataaacttgttgtacgttatacttttataatggccattgttGATTATTAAACCTGATATTCTgtaaaagagacagggtatgtttcatattttcactgaaaatgaaaggaggcagtaaggTTACAGGCtctattttgttataaatatgcatacagtgaagatgacgctcatataaatatgcagctacacaacgcctcaacatttctggtGTTTAAGttgcaaatatcaaaatgaaaataggcagttccttatatcatgttttcattttattgttaagaaagtaaaACAAGGTAGCAAGGgtaatgtgaatgaggttatacagtacactgttctctttgaagatttacccgatgtgtcctcgggagtttgttttacatatcaaacttgcaaagtctgaacttacaggGAAAAGATGCAAGActtgaactgtgtgtaggctacttaatattgaggaaaaagccccaatcagataggcgtatgtctgcagccatgcctcagTTTTTTAGATGTcttcgttttcccccatccacactgagatggagcagcagcgttttagaatgaaaacggcctcttcagcgtttccaaaatgctCAGTGTCCGACGCACGAAAACTCTGGCATAGTGTGGACTCAGTTTtttagatgtctccgttttccccccatccacactgagatggagccgcagcgttttagaatgaaaacggcctcttcagcatttccaaaatgCTCAGTTTCCGACGAACGAAAACTCTGATGTAGTGTGGATGGAtagcgtaaccatagcaaaacgtacgcgatttaaaatgaaaacgtattagtgtaaacggggcctcagtctCAGCTCCAGTACCTCTCTCTTTTAGTGGTGAACAAGTTATTGTTCAAAGTCAATTCCACTAGGAGAAATTGAATAGGATTTTTTTCTTAACTTGCGAAAGCTTATAAAAACCTGGGAAAAAcctgttttcatttgtttaataatGGGTGACTGTAACGATaacaaatgtgtttttatatgcCTATCCAAAGTGTCtattctgtatttaaaaaaaatgaaaaatgtatcgTCAACTCTGATAAACAggacttttttgtcttttttttttgtgtgtttttaactgataaatgtaaaggtttatttaaaaaaaaaagttgcactcAATTAAAAGCCTCATCCTTCAAGTATGAAAGGGTTAAACAAGCAGTTGTGTTTCTGATTGGGTTAGAACAGGCCAATTACAGAGTTATAATTAATTGGTGCACATAAAAAAGGACACGTTTTCAGTTTTCACGTGCTCTCTTCTAACAACTGTGTGTGGAACTGCACAAGAATGTGCGATTTATTTTACAACAGAGAGCGTGGTAGGTTTTACCATTTACCCTTGATGCAAAGTTAAACTTACCAATGTTTTCATTGTGGAAATGACCCGACGTCTCCCCAAAGTCCCTTCCGGGCTCGGATGAACACTGCTCGCCGTTATCCTTACTAAGCACATCCGTGTTTTCCTCGCCCGCCTCAGATGTCCAATTACACGACATTCCTGAAGCATCTTTGTTGCTTGGTAAAGGAGCAGCGCCATGTGGAGGTGAATTTTCACTTGCTGGTGAAGACGGAGCTGCAGGCTCTGTTGTTCCCTTTATGTCGGTGCTCTGTGCACAGACCACCGCGTCCCCATCAGCGGCCACAGAAGACGAAGCTTGTAGTTCGGAGTTATTTCCAGCGAGCGTTCCGTTAATGAGTTTATTGTCTAATGGTTCCTCCGATTCAGACTGTACAGTAGccatttttcacatattttttcttctctcaTTCTCCACCCCTAAGAACATGGATGCCAGCGGTTGATTGGAAGCGTGTTGCTACGTCACATGCACCGCTGCGGCCACGCTTAAAGCGACACCTTTCGATAAATTTGATGCCTGCAAATCTTCCACTTATTTGCATTTCAGATTTACATAGATTTTGTCCAAACGATTTATTATATCGATAACATCCATGTATGCCCGTGTTATTGTAGGTCATGTTTTAGTAATTTTGGTTACAACCGGGGTAATATTTTACTGAAATGTATACAAAATAACAGAAACATGCATGTGGGGTGCATTTTAACTACATACACAGGGGTAACAGTAATGTTATGAAATGtgattgaaaacaaaaatgatttatgttttaatgtgtaatttattcctgtgatgataaagctgaattttcagtccCAGctgaaatataaacaaaaatgtgcTACAAATACCATTAAAGCCATCAAATTCGGACCATTTAAAACtgaacatttgaaatgtttgaaGAGAGTTTTGGAGCATATTTGGATTTATATTGCCGCCTGtagaaaacaaaaaattaacagTAGACCCAAAGGatcattactatttttattaaccAATACAATTACCATTATATCTAATAAAACAATTCCTTCGCGAGGGATTCAGTTACACTTTACAACAATGGACAAgtggttaatgttagttaatgaatttCTGAACACGAACAAACAATTATCAATGCTTGtccagcatttattaatttatcacagttcaacatttactaacgcattattaaaatccaacacAGTGCTTGTTACAACATTATTTAATGCACTGCAATTAACATGAACTAGaacaactgcattttcatttaataatgttaagaaaGATAAATTCATGAATAAATGTATTCTTCATTGTTTGTTCGTATTAGTAAAAACGTTAACTAAAATTAACTACATATCCTGTTTTGTGAAGTGTTAAGAAGGATGCTGTTGTTTATCTTTTCAGCTGGGTGTCACGCAATCATCCAgacatctgtttaatgttcaagAAAAATGTCTGTATCAAATTTAGGAGC
This region includes:
- the zgc:66448 gene encoding uncharacterized protein zgc:66448, whose product is MATVQSESEEPLDNKLINGTLAGNNSELQASSSVAADGDAVVCAQSTDIKGTTEPAAPSSPASENSPPHGAAPLPSNKDASGMSCNWTSEAGEENTDVLSKDNGEQCSSEPGRDFGETSGHFHNENIGRKEIDKEEESVNTTKESISKDSELVTEKEHPSKQDEPTNGSNKAVCVVEDKHPPKQNDELTNGSEESECVVENKHPPKQDDEPTNESEESKLSEEEQQPKKDESASVEEKSKPQDETTQSTETKMDESTEKDKDNIEEKGGGGDESKSDGTGLSVKRRKSRLECNECGKKFTRRETYNLHRHFHMHQDEQASLVCKECGITFQHRSDLIKHRSIHKESSQASVSPSKGSASISKERKKFVCEHCGVCFSTIIRLKIHACEQKVDKPFRCPLCRKEFQYRVSINAHMQSHSLDSRYRCQECNKGFQTLENLYVHQRSHTALKPYECPDCSMVFRHRSIMEDHRRRHVDEREHMCKICGKNFKYSSLLQQHQYLHSGQKPYHCSHCGKTFAFAQNMRAHFRQHKKISARSEAHGINHNISAVGQVGKENASVEQQRNCPLCPQIFYKASDLRTHMLIHEAEYERMTNGKKFDKVYACQCCSLKFQTESQLQAHSQTHLTNILGINATHITNQVKAVLEKQDDVAMDGADLDRVSAVGELEDQTGKKPFRCRDCGKCFRYRSVLELHMRIHNKGYQCQVCKKSFRFSSYLQQHSIIHTGKKPYKCPDCGKDFAFHHNMKTHQRLHQQKPFRCTQCRKGYSDENQLQRHMLSHTGEKPYKCHMCDKSFALAYLLRDHLNTHTGERPHRCQECHKSFPWLSSLLVHQKIHVRKRQGQSHSYSLSIYSQRGRIGPSRRGRPRLDRDNGRTPPLPERIIPETVLPNVVQQQFGTSRGPQPGNHSQQVQLQPEWQIQIAPSSSSSEELLHSQKSASLMEAPPTNTVHIHWTGTHHKTILPKCDGLPELMHQQQPPQAQPNHFSDINASEIEQKGKHPALWMNAPNSTLQKTSSESQHHMDRPSTLGVKLQSQRSIQDLQPSQWPVICDPLQTGKPELFSNSSDGKGTVDLEAPTISDSNKLSHDLQMSDSSGVAKTDMGQSSGIVLSAGASCLSNSNPWGIKTTLEMSVPVSLQEIPGDALEKQQNRLIQHLPQQMQISQQLQQQIHAQQAQIPPTWVSTAPPNQIGPVNLPFSPPRFPLGDRPPLWGFQAAPVVSQTLVNGPVPQGHIQAQQHVALISGPRIPLNQPPTYISPPFPPGLNLSAPHPMHSVGRPLPGPLPQGIFFTSQGTINEMALLPQVTNLPQLVQQTEPHKMGNKLPFAPDHLFQCMICGCSLPGELELQMHYMQHAQRDV